A genomic window from Streptomyces mirabilis includes:
- a CDS encoding immunity 49 family protein — MTARIDRHELPTGPEAEQFAERLNKHLSRKVDRLEESTSTIDSAFNTSILNLRAHCVIDPRAAAVETWEATVTAMQLGSALFAVTGVSEGTVECRIDREVRSLRAVGPLSTADAGTWLQAFWLAVICREQDRMTQLCEIPLERLRAPEGQYDEYIYHWVDTLQTYWLRRSGLVEKLTAAFQASDPTVAQVAPRDLLQGVLYPPINLFCHFVRKDEEGFSPALVEALKLHRAYWTLSEERTADIDGSIALGPLAIACLAYDGGIPIEVESDYLPKHLLQHGWLGEFPT; from the coding sequence GTGACAGCACGCATCGACCGGCATGAGCTGCCGACAGGGCCTGAGGCCGAACAGTTCGCGGAACGGCTCAACAAGCACCTCAGCAGGAAGGTCGACCGGCTCGAGGAGTCCACATCCACCATCGACTCGGCCTTCAACACGTCAATCCTGAACCTGCGTGCCCACTGTGTCATCGACCCTCGGGCAGCCGCGGTGGAGACGTGGGAAGCCACGGTCACGGCGATGCAACTGGGTTCTGCGCTGTTTGCTGTGACCGGCGTGAGCGAGGGCACCGTCGAGTGCCGTATCGACCGCGAGGTACGCAGCTTGCGGGCCGTCGGCCCCCTCTCTACTGCTGATGCGGGCACCTGGCTGCAGGCGTTCTGGCTGGCTGTCATCTGCCGCGAACAGGACCGTATGACGCAACTGTGCGAGATCCCGCTGGAGCGCCTGCGTGCGCCGGAGGGGCAGTACGACGAGTACATCTACCACTGGGTGGACACCCTGCAGACGTACTGGCTGCGGCGATCAGGGCTGGTGGAGAAGCTCACCGCTGCGTTCCAGGCGTCGGATCCCACGGTGGCGCAGGTCGCCCCCCGGGATCTGCTGCAGGGTGTGCTCTATCCGCCGATCAACCTCTTTTGCCACTTCGTACGCAAGGACGAGGAGGGCTTCAGCCCGGCCCTTGTCGAGGCACTGAAGCTGCACCGTGCCTACTGGACCTTGAGCGAGGAGCGGACGGCGGACATCGACGGCAGCATCGCCCTGGGTCCGCTGGCCATCGCATGTCTGGCCTACGACGGGGGGATCCCCATCGAGGTCGAGTCCGACTATCTGCCCAAGCACCTCCTCCAGCACGGCTGGCTCGGCGAGTTCCCCACCTGA
- the eccD gene encoding type VII secretion integral membrane protein EccD, protein MSRVTLIGERRRVDLVLPSQEPVGLLLPEVMRLLDDRTSDRPELRHLVTTEGSALAHDSTLESAGVPDGAVLRLVPLEDAPAAPVVHDVTDEVADDLNVRTWRWSPASRRIVAGVATVGWAVIAGTLARREFALSAVGSALVTVAAVSALAGALFGRAGQRGLATTLLVTGGTLGALGAWTLADAHAWSGVARLAGVAVALVVTLLLLGWFTALGRGGLVGAATVVGCVLCWQVAVAVQSGAGTSVEQARVGALLSVVSVVALGVLPRLALMASGLSGLDDRRSSGTSVSRYQVSTALTATHRGLALATIVLAVSAMAAGLLVLRAPSAWTVLLSVVVAVVLALRARAFPLVIEVVALFGAGAVVAVRLVGVWQEHSGAAGPLAVLVTLAVLPLMVLAVQPAEHVRVRLRRFGDVLESVGVIALFPLVIGAFGVYGRLLGTFA, encoded by the coding sequence TTGAGCCGGGTCACTCTGATCGGCGAGCGGAGGCGGGTTGATCTCGTCCTGCCCTCTCAGGAACCAGTCGGGCTGCTGTTGCCCGAAGTGATGCGGCTGCTGGACGACCGGACATCGGACCGGCCCGAGTTGCGGCATCTCGTCACCACGGAGGGTTCAGCGCTCGCGCACGACAGCACGCTGGAATCGGCCGGGGTTCCGGACGGCGCCGTCCTGCGGCTCGTGCCGCTGGAGGACGCCCCCGCGGCACCCGTGGTGCACGACGTCACCGATGAGGTCGCTGACGATCTGAATGTACGTACATGGCGGTGGAGCCCCGCATCCCGGCGCATCGTCGCCGGAGTCGCGACGGTCGGCTGGGCCGTCATAGCCGGCACCCTGGCCCGCAGGGAGTTCGCGCTGTCGGCCGTAGGCAGCGCTCTGGTGACGGTTGCCGCGGTGTCCGCACTCGCGGGGGCTCTTTTCGGGCGGGCCGGGCAACGTGGCCTGGCCACCACGCTCCTCGTCACCGGGGGAACTCTCGGGGCGCTGGGGGCATGGACCCTGGCGGATGCCCATGCCTGGTCCGGCGTGGCGCGGCTGGCCGGCGTCGCGGTCGCACTCGTTGTGACGCTGCTCCTGCTGGGCTGGTTCACGGCACTGGGCCGCGGCGGGCTCGTCGGCGCTGCCACAGTCGTTGGCTGTGTCCTCTGCTGGCAGGTGGCGGTCGCTGTCCAATCGGGCGCGGGTACGTCAGTGGAACAGGCTCGTGTGGGGGCCTTGCTGAGCGTCGTCTCGGTTGTCGCCCTCGGCGTGCTGCCGCGGCTCGCGCTCATGGCGTCCGGTCTGTCCGGGCTGGACGACCGGCGCTCCAGCGGCACGTCCGTGAGCCGGTATCAGGTGAGCACCGCCCTAACTGCCACTCATCGTGGCCTGGCGCTCGCCACGATCGTCCTGGCCGTCTCGGCCATGGCGGCGGGGCTTCTCGTACTGCGGGCACCTTCGGCGTGGACCGTCCTGCTCTCCGTGGTGGTCGCGGTCGTTCTGGCGCTGCGGGCGCGTGCCTTCCCGCTCGTCATCGAGGTCGTGGCGCTGTTCGGGGCCGGTGCCGTGGTCGCCGTCCGGCTCGTCGGGGTGTGGCAGGAGCACTCCGGTGCCGCGGGGCCGTTGGCCGTGCTCGTCACGCTGGCCGTCCTGCCCTTGATGGTGCTGGCGGTGCAGCCCGCCGAGCATGTGCGGGTGCGGCTGCGGCGCTTCGGCGACGTGCTCGAGTCGGTGGGAGTCATCGCCCTGTTCCCGCTCGTCATCGGGGCGTTCGGTGTGTACGGGCGTCTGCTCGGCACCTTCGCGTAG
- the eccCa gene encoding type VII secretion protein EccCa, with translation MTQHLVHRPARSTRPLTPPQPRTIEPPPNLSEGKIGNAATALLPMAGVISSVVMMTVIRNSQFAALGAIVLVFALLGAVALFLSQRGKAQRTRRTQRERYLEYLEELRDELGTGERERRRQSQLLDPPPEALYDLVRNPARLWERRRQDPDFLRVRVGTGDVPVQELVVGQNSAGGVLTPPDPFMLNEARALQNRFTTATDFPLTVPLDRAGNVSVVGDREGVLRVARALLVQTAVTHAPDDVAVALGIPGDQLTAWEWAKWLPHVLDPGRRDGPVAARRIAPSLAQLAALCRDDLRQRASYAAEVRRGLSDRNALRMAGRLLIVSDEYGETAAELPRPDKAVDLPDMGVTVLHLLEQQVHESDQVTVRVTVEGDRITVEDLRETSTVAQGSSNAVSVAGAEGLARMLAPLRLSAESTAEGTPVSGPVDVPGLLGIDDPAALDIERLWAPPSERAFLRVPIGLTDRHEPVLLDLKESSELGMGPHGLCVGATGSGKSELLRTLVLALAATHSPEDLALVLVDYKGGATFAPFTELPHVAGVITNLENQAGLVERVHSSLAGEVKRRQQVLKDAGNIADIGHYAALRATGRPDLEPLPHLFVVIDEFGELLTAKPDFIDLFLSIGRIGRSIGVHLLLSSQRIEGGKLKGLDTYLSYRLGLRTFSADESRTVLDTTDAFHLPPLPGFGYLKVDTSTYERFKAGYVSGAHLGPALRDKQDDEPLVSPYPTYNTLGTPHEDAAKAYAATKRETGPTVMSVMVGQLATAAPPVRRIWLPPLPDAITLDTAAGPLEAGAEGLRLAHRDGAMRVPLGILDDPAKQWQQPWLLDLTVAGGHTAVIGGPQSGKTTLLRTLALSLALTHTPYDVAVYGLDLVGGGLSALAGLPHVGGISGRADHERAARTVAEVRTMLGQREELFRAYGIDSIDQLRHLRAQGKLPQLGSTDLVLLIDGFGALRDEFAALDDAVADLLKRGGGYGIHVVAGMLRWNDVRIATQSMFGTRVELRLNDPADSSIDRKLSETLSPEVPGRVLTDGKLFAQVALPRIDSRPGTGDLASVLERSARTIRAGWHGDVAAPVRVLPTRLPAAKLPSPAVEPRTIPVGVDQDALAPALLDLFGSDQHLLILGDNECGKTNLLKLIARQLIDRYGDEELVFGVFDPRRGLRGAVPEPYRGGYAHNAKLAAALATGIATELEKRLPETADPDAVGAEPAFTGPRIVILVDDYDILTTAGQQPLAPFLPYISSAQDIGLHFVIARRTAGSSRALYEPLLTTLRETGTTALLMTGDRTEGQLFPGLYASAQPPGRGTLIRRGRHHQLIQTALAHEADEEAGQP, from the coding sequence GTGACACAGCACCTCGTCCACCGGCCCGCGCGCTCCACCCGCCCCCTCACCCCGCCGCAGCCGCGCACCATCGAGCCGCCGCCCAACCTGTCCGAGGGAAAGATCGGCAACGCGGCGACCGCACTGCTGCCGATGGCCGGCGTCATCAGTTCGGTCGTGATGATGACCGTCATCCGCAACAGCCAGTTCGCCGCGCTCGGCGCGATCGTCCTGGTCTTCGCCCTGCTCGGCGCGGTGGCACTGTTCCTGTCCCAGCGGGGCAAGGCGCAGCGCACCCGGCGCACCCAACGCGAGCGCTACCTCGAATACCTTGAGGAGCTGCGCGACGAGCTCGGCACCGGCGAGCGGGAGCGGCGCCGGCAGTCCCAGCTGCTCGATCCACCGCCCGAGGCCTTGTACGACTTGGTACGCAATCCGGCACGATTGTGGGAGCGGCGCCGCCAGGACCCGGACTTCCTGCGGGTACGGGTGGGCACCGGGGACGTACCAGTGCAGGAGCTGGTGGTCGGGCAGAACAGCGCGGGCGGGGTCCTGACTCCGCCGGACCCGTTCATGCTCAACGAGGCCCGAGCCCTGCAGAACCGGTTCACCACGGCAACGGACTTCCCCCTCACCGTGCCCTTGGACCGGGCGGGCAACGTCAGCGTCGTCGGGGACCGCGAGGGTGTGCTGCGGGTGGCTCGCGCGTTGCTGGTCCAGACGGCGGTCACGCACGCGCCGGACGACGTGGCCGTCGCGCTCGGCATACCCGGCGACCAGCTGACCGCGTGGGAGTGGGCCAAGTGGCTGCCCCACGTACTCGATCCGGGCCGGCGTGATGGTCCGGTCGCCGCCCGCCGGATCGCTCCGAGCCTCGCCCAGTTGGCGGCGCTGTGCCGCGATGATCTGCGACAGCGGGCCTCGTACGCGGCGGAGGTACGGCGCGGGCTGTCGGACCGTAACGCGCTGCGGATGGCCGGTCGGCTGCTGATCGTCAGCGACGAGTACGGCGAGACGGCCGCCGAACTGCCCCGCCCTGACAAGGCGGTTGATCTGCCGGACATGGGTGTGACCGTGCTGCACCTGCTGGAGCAGCAGGTGCACGAGTCGGATCAGGTGACGGTCCGCGTCACCGTCGAAGGCGACCGGATCACCGTGGAGGACCTGCGCGAGACGTCGACGGTGGCGCAGGGCTCATCGAATGCCGTGAGCGTCGCGGGCGCGGAGGGGCTGGCCAGGATGCTGGCCCCGCTCAGGTTGTCGGCGGAGTCCACGGCCGAGGGCACCCCCGTCTCCGGGCCGGTGGACGTTCCCGGCCTGCTGGGCATCGACGACCCTGCGGCACTCGACATCGAAAGGCTGTGGGCGCCGCCCAGCGAGCGAGCGTTCCTGCGCGTACCCATCGGCTTGACGGACCGTCACGAGCCGGTGTTGCTGGACCTGAAGGAGTCCTCCGAGCTCGGCATGGGCCCGCACGGATTGTGCGTGGGCGCGACCGGTTCCGGCAAGAGCGAACTGCTGCGCACCCTCGTCCTCGCGCTCGCCGCCACCCACTCCCCCGAAGACCTGGCCCTCGTCCTGGTCGACTACAAGGGCGGCGCCACCTTCGCCCCGTTCACCGAACTCCCGCACGTGGCCGGCGTGATCACCAACCTGGAGAACCAGGCCGGGCTCGTCGAGCGCGTCCACAGCAGTCTCGCCGGTGAGGTCAAGCGCCGCCAGCAGGTACTCAAGGACGCTGGCAACATCGCCGACATCGGCCACTACGCCGCCCTGCGCGCCACCGGTCGCCCGGACCTCGAGCCCCTGCCGCACCTGTTCGTCGTCATCGACGAGTTCGGCGAACTCCTCACGGCCAAGCCGGACTTCATCGACCTGTTCCTGTCCATCGGCCGTATCGGCCGTTCCATCGGCGTCCACCTGTTGCTGTCCAGCCAGCGCATCGAAGGCGGCAAGCTCAAGGGCTTGGACACGTATCTGTCGTACCGCCTGGGCCTGCGGACCTTCTCCGCCGACGAGTCGCGCACCGTGCTGGACACCACGGACGCCTTCCACCTGCCTCCGCTGCCGGGCTTCGGCTATCTGAAGGTCGACACCTCCACCTACGAACGCTTCAAGGCCGGGTACGTCTCCGGCGCCCACCTCGGGCCCGCCCTGCGCGACAAGCAGGACGACGAACCGCTCGTCTCGCCGTATCCGACGTACAACACGCTCGGCACACCCCATGAGGATGCCGCGAAGGCGTATGCCGCCACCAAGCGCGAGACCGGGCCGACGGTGATGTCGGTGATGGTCGGCCAACTCGCGACCGCGGCCCCGCCGGTACGCCGGATCTGGCTGCCGCCGTTGCCTGACGCCATCACCCTCGACACTGCGGCCGGTCCCCTCGAAGCCGGCGCGGAGGGCCTCCGGCTCGCGCACCGCGACGGCGCGATGCGCGTTCCGCTGGGCATCCTGGACGATCCGGCCAAGCAGTGGCAGCAGCCGTGGCTGCTGGACCTGACCGTCGCCGGCGGCCACACGGCCGTCATCGGCGGCCCGCAGTCCGGCAAGACCACCCTGCTGCGCACCCTGGCCCTCTCCCTGGCTCTCACCCACACCCCGTACGACGTCGCCGTCTATGGCCTCGACCTGGTCGGCGGCGGTCTGTCCGCGCTGGCCGGACTGCCGCATGTCGGCGGCATCTCGGGAAGGGCGGACCACGAACGGGCAGCCCGCACGGTCGCCGAGGTCCGCACCATGCTCGGCCAACGCGAGGAACTCTTCCGCGCGTACGGCATCGACTCCATCGACCAGCTGCGTCACCTGCGTGCCCAGGGCAAGCTGCCCCAGCTCGGCTCGACCGACCTCGTCCTGCTCATCGACGGATTCGGCGCGTTGCGCGACGAGTTCGCCGCACTCGACGACGCCGTGGCCGACCTGCTCAAGCGCGGCGGCGGATACGGCATCCACGTCGTCGCCGGAATGCTGCGCTGGAACGACGTCCGCATCGCCACCCAGTCGATGTTCGGCACCCGCGTCGAACTGCGCCTCAACGACCCGGCCGACTCATCCATCGACCGCAAGCTGTCCGAGACGCTGTCACCCGAAGTGCCGGGCCGGGTGCTGACCGACGGCAAGTTGTTCGCGCAGGTCGCACTGCCCCGCATCGACAGCCGCCCCGGCACGGGCGACCTCGCGTCCGTCCTCGAGCGGTCCGCCCGCACGATCCGCGCCGGCTGGCACGGTGACGTCGCCGCCCCGGTACGGGTGCTCCCCACACGGCTCCCCGCGGCGAAACTCCCCTCACCGGCCGTCGAACCCAGGACAATCCCCGTAGGCGTGGACCAGGACGCGCTCGCCCCCGCGCTGCTGGACCTGTTCGGAAGCGATCAGCATCTGCTGATCCTCGGCGACAACGAGTGCGGCAAGACCAACCTACTGAAACTGATAGCCCGTCAACTCATCGACCGGTACGGAGACGAGGAGCTGGTCTTCGGCGTCTTCGACCCGCGCCGCGGCCTGCGCGGTGCCGTTCCGGAACCGTACCGCGGCGGCTACGCCCACAATGCGAAGCTGGCCGCAGCGCTGGCCACCGGCATCGCCACCGAGTTGGAGAAACGCCTGCCAGAGACGGCGGACCCGGACGCGGTCGGTGCGGAGCCCGCGTTCACGGGGCCGCGCATCGTGATCCTCGTCGACGACTACGACATCCTCACCACCGCCGGCCAGCAGCCCCTGGCTCCGTTCCTGCCGTACATCTCCTCCGCCCAGGACATCGGTCTCCACTTCGTCATCGCCCGCCGCACCGCCGGATCCTCCCGCGCCCTGTACGAACCCCTGCTGACCACCCTGCGCGAGACCGGCACCACCGCACTCCTCATGACCGGCGACCGCACCGAGGGCCAGCTCTTCCCTGGCCTGTACGCCTCCGCGCAACCGCCCGGCCGCGGCACCCTCATACGCCGCGGTCGCCACCACCAACTCATACAGACCGCGCTCGCACACGAGGCGGACGAAGAGGCCGGACAGCCGTGA
- a CDS encoding DUF6177 family protein, producing MTKDVIALTPKMPDLRTLLAGLYAGGPDLGVNTLADGAVIQLCAPDGRPLVSVEAPILVQVPGETTRLLGTGPGVPDSPVWWTEARASTAVAEGGRLAGSFAGRLATVLGGTVWPPEAASTDVVPLTTDISAVPVPATSAPAVDVLTAKAAVVIQDRPLVTLTSWLSDALRGATTDDRALQIVTPPTTRLTLPTRTALLGHPNRWVIQDPDHGFYDGLSGAVLHWKGGTFTPVLDENGTASVAAAFTASPDTGERQLILSLRTLHPADKDLILGRALETAWQHLTGTPPAGWSSAEPVNLPWSTRQLTDLARGRAPQPTWLIAVGHPDRPVIATVRITRTPAGVEQDVTLTLGYGKDADPPLDAIESLAETLCAEHSLTTMLTSLRAARSDLTVPPCFEAPPIPLSFTLGAGELKDVGLDHALRSPLSLAPLRLGPAAEPALHYRLGDGTDPRAWNTLQQLTQHLRQVS from the coding sequence GTGACCAAGGACGTCATCGCCCTCACCCCGAAGATGCCGGACCTGCGCACACTCCTCGCGGGCCTCTACGCAGGCGGCCCCGACCTCGGCGTGAACACCCTGGCCGACGGCGCCGTCATCCAGCTCTGCGCCCCCGACGGCCGCCCCCTCGTCTCCGTCGAGGCCCCCATCCTGGTCCAAGTCCCCGGGGAGACCACCCGCCTCCTCGGCACCGGTCCCGGTGTCCCGGACAGCCCGGTGTGGTGGACGGAGGCCCGCGCCTCCACCGCCGTCGCGGAAGGCGGCCGACTGGCGGGCTCCTTCGCCGGACGCCTCGCCACCGTCCTGGGCGGCACGGTGTGGCCCCCGGAAGCGGCCTCCACCGACGTCGTCCCGCTCACCACGGACATCTCCGCCGTCCCCGTCCCCGCCACATCGGCGCCGGCGGTGGACGTACTCACCGCCAAGGCGGCCGTGGTCATCCAGGATCGCCCCCTCGTCACCCTGACCAGCTGGCTCTCCGACGCCCTGCGCGGCGCGACCACCGACGACCGCGCCCTGCAGATCGTCACCCCACCCACCACCCGCCTGACCCTGCCCACCCGCACCGCCCTGCTCGGCCACCCCAACCGCTGGGTCATCCAAGACCCGGACCACGGCTTCTACGACGGCCTTTCCGGCGCCGTACTCCACTGGAAGGGCGGCACCTTCACCCCCGTCCTCGACGAGAACGGCACGGCCTCCGTCGCCGCAGCCTTCACGGCCAGCCCCGACACCGGCGAACGCCAGCTCATCCTCTCCCTGCGCACCCTGCACCCCGCCGACAAAGACCTCATCCTCGGCCGCGCCCTGGAAACCGCCTGGCAGCACCTCACCGGCACCCCACCCGCCGGCTGGAGCTCCGCCGAACCTGTCAACCTCCCCTGGTCCACGAGACAGTTGACCGATCTCGCCCGTGGCCGCGCCCCCCAGCCGACCTGGCTGATCGCCGTCGGCCACCCCGACCGCCCGGTCATCGCCACCGTCCGCATCACCCGCACTCCCGCCGGCGTCGAGCAGGACGTCACCCTCACACTCGGCTACGGCAAAGACGCCGACCCGCCCCTCGACGCGATCGAATCCCTCGCGGAGACCCTCTGCGCCGAGCACAGCCTGACCACCATGCTCACCTCGCTCCGCGCCGCCCGCAGCGACCTGACCGTCCCCCCGTGCTTCGAAGCCCCGCCCATCCCCCTCTCATTCACGCTGGGCGCAGGCGAGCTCAAGGACGTCGGCCTCGACCACGCCCTCCGCTCGCCCCTCAGCCTCGCCCCCCTCCGACTCGGCCCCGCAGCCGAACCCGCCCTCCACTACCGACTCGGAGACGGAACCGACCCCCGCGCCTGGAACACCCTCCAACAGCTCACCCAGCATCTGAGGCAGGTCTCATGA
- a CDS encoding Smr/MutS family protein yields MHPIFRNNRDIDVALRQTLFKAAATGIDVVQIIPGKGTGQLKKRVLAVLAQKHIKKLYVRVETDATNAGRVLVHLR; encoded by the coding sequence CTGCACCCGATCTTCCGCAACAATCGCGACATCGATGTCGCGCTGCGCCAGACCCTCTTCAAGGCGGCCGCCACCGGGATCGACGTCGTGCAGATCATCCCGGGCAAGGGGACAGGCCAGCTGAAGAAGCGGGTGCTGGCCGTGCTGGCGCAGAAGCACATCAAAAAGCTCTACGTCCGCGTGGAGACGGATGCGACCAACGCCGGCCGGGTCCTGGTCCACCTCCGATGA
- a CDS encoding DUF4442 domain-containing protein, with the protein MTVESASMGEMLAAAVPMVRTLNLEFVEVTPERAVLRLPDQPDFHNHIGGPHAGAMFTLAESASGAIVLKAFGDQLSRAVPLAVRAEIDYKKLAMGPVTATATLRRPAAEVIAELDAGGRPEFPVGIAIQREDGVITGEMTVVWTLRLNG; encoded by the coding sequence ATGACAGTTGAAAGCGCCTCGATGGGCGAAATGTTGGCCGCCGCTGTTCCGATGGTGCGGACCCTGAACCTGGAGTTCGTCGAGGTCACCCCGGAGCGGGCCGTGCTCCGGCTCCCGGACCAGCCGGACTTCCACAATCACATTGGCGGACCCCATGCGGGCGCCATGTTCACCCTGGCTGAGTCCGCCAGCGGTGCCATCGTCCTCAAGGCCTTCGGTGACCAGCTCTCTCGTGCGGTGCCGCTCGCGGTGCGGGCCGAGATCGACTACAAGAAGCTGGCCATGGGGCCGGTGACGGCCACGGCGACCCTGCGCCGTCCGGCGGCCGAGGTCATTGCCGAGCTCGACGCGGGCGGGCGGCCGGAGTTTCCGGTGGGCATCGCCATACAGCGCGAGGACGGGGTCATCACGGGTGAGATGACGGTTGTGTGGACGTTGCGGCTCAACGGGTAA
- a CDS encoding DUF4291 domain-containing protein — MEEPHRGIRALHTASTITVYQAYAPEIGVTAVRDGRFPSTWLRNRMTWIKPSFLWMMYRSNWGTRAGQETVLAVEIARVGFDWALRHACLSSYVRGLHPDRGTWRRELKRAPARVQWDPERDLNLRPLPHRSLQLGLSGEASSRYADEWTVSISDVTPLAREIRTLVHRGDLDSAARLLPQEQRYPAGDGLLAHLRS; from the coding sequence ATGGAAGAACCGCACCGCGGGATCCGCGCACTCCACACGGCATCCACGATCACCGTCTACCAGGCGTACGCCCCTGAAATCGGAGTGACCGCCGTCCGCGACGGCCGCTTCCCCTCCACGTGGCTGCGGAATCGCATGACGTGGATCAAACCCAGCTTCCTGTGGATGATGTACCGCTCCAACTGGGGCACCCGTGCTGGGCAGGAGACCGTTCTTGCCGTCGAGATCGCTCGCGTCGGCTTCGACTGGGCGCTGCGCCACGCCTGCCTGTCGAGCTACGTTCGCGGCCTGCATCCCGATCGCGGCACCTGGCGGCGTGAACTCAAGCGCGCACCGGCCCGTGTCCAGTGGGACCCCGAACGCGACCTGAACTTGCGTCCCCTGCCGCACCGCTCGCTGCAACTCGGACTCTCGGGCGAGGCATCGTCGCGCTACGCGGACGAGTGGACGGTGTCCATCAGCGACGTGACTCCACTCGCGCGAGAAATCCGCACACTCGTCCATCGCGGCGATCTGGACTCCGCGGCACGACTGCTTCCCCAGGAACAGCGATACCCCGCCGGTGACGGACTGCTCGCCCACCTGCGGTCCTGA